In Dehalococcoidia bacterium, the genomic stretch GAAAAGTGCGAGGTCGGCGGCTACTGCGAGGAGCGCCCGAGCGTAATCAACCTCGAAGGCAAAGTGCTCGACAAGGGCGGGCCGCTGCTTGGCGAGCCCGCATAGCTTGGCGCATCCGTTCGATGGCCACGTCGCGATCGTCACGGGCGCCAATCACGGCATTGGCGCCGCGACGGCACGCGTCCTGGCGGCCCGCGGGGCGGCCGTGCTGCTCAACTACCTCAGGATCGCGGACGAAAGCCACGAGGCTACGCCGCGGGCCTATCGTCGCAATCGGGCGATGTCTGCCGATGCGACCCTCGCCGAGGTCGTCGGCGGCGGCGGCCGCGCGATCGCCGTGGAAGCTGATCTCGGTGACGTGGCGACGCCTTTCTTACTCTTCGATGCCGCGGAGCGCGCCTTCGGCCACGTCGACATCCTGGTGAACAACGCTACGGGCTGGCGTCAGGACACGTTCAAGCCGGCCAGCGTCGACCGGCTCGGCCGGCCGATGCAGCGCGTGACGGCGGGGACAATCGATGCGCAGTTCGCGGTCGACGCGCGTGCGTCGGCGCTGCTCATCGCCGAGTTCGCGGCGCGACACATCGCACGCGGCGGCGCGTGGGGACGGATCGTTGGTCTGACGTCGGGCGGCGCGCTGGGTTTCCCTGAGGACGTGTCGTACGGAGCGGCAAAGGCAGCGCTTGAGAACTACACGATGTCGGCGGCGATCGAACTGGCGCCGTACGGCGTCACGGCGAACATCGTGTATCCGCCTGTGACCGATACCGGCTGGGTGACTGATGCAGTGCGCGATTTCGTACGCGCGAGCCCCGAACACATGCACGTCGCGGAGCCCGATGAAGTCGCTGAGGTCATCGCGTACCTGGTGTCAGACGAGGCACGGCTGATCACGGCGAACGTCGTCCGCCTGCGATGACGGCGGCCGTCACGCCGTCGCATGGACGATGATCGACACCACCCTGTCCACGTCGTCGAGCGATGCCAGTGCGACGTCCGCGCCGCACGCGAGCAACTCATCGACCGGATTGCGTCCGGTGGCGACGCCGAACGCGAAGGCGCCGTTGGCGTGCGCCGCTGCTATGTCGTGCGGCGTGTCACCGACGACGACGACGCGGTCCCCGTTCGCGCGTCCCTCCGTGAGGCGCTCGATCGCGAGCCGCACGACCTCGTCGCGGGAAGGTGAGTCTTCGCCGAACCCTCCGACGAAGCCGGGGAAGTAGCGGTCGATGCCGTAGTGCACAAGCTTCATTTCGCCGCCACGGCGGAAGTTGCCTGTGCCCAGGCCCATGACGACGTCGTCGCGGGCATCCAACGCTTCGAGCAGTTTCCCAATGCCGGGCATCAGCTTGCCCTCGACCTCCTGCAGCGCCATCTGCAGGTGCGGGATATAGGCGTCGAGGAAACGCACAAGTTCGCCGCCCATGCGCTCCGGCTCGATGCCGCAGGCGTGCGCCGCGTCCGCGAAGATGGCGGTGTCCGTGCGCCCGGAGAACTCGACGCGCCCGAAGGCGTCGTCGACGCCGTAGAGGTCGTTGAATGCACGACGCATGCCCAGGCTGCCGGCGCCCCCGGTGTAGAGCAGCGTGTTATCGATATCCCAGAGCACGTACGAGGGCACGGCATTCCTCACAACAAGAAGCCCCCGTCGGACAGGGGCTATGGGTGCGGTGTGCGATCAGTCCTCAAGCGGTTCGCCGGCCTTCTTCCAGGCGTCTGTCCCGCCCTCGAGGTTATAGAGGCGGTCGGCCGGAAGGCCGCCCGCCGCGGCCATCTCGGCAGCCAGCGCGCTTCGCTGTCCGACCGAGCAGACGAAAATGATCTTCTTGTCGGCGGGAAGCTCTTCGCGGCGCTGGAAGACGCTGTTCACGGGGATGAGGGACGCACCGGGTACGTGGCCCGACTGGTATTCGTTCGGGTTCCGCACATCGACGATCACGGCTTCGCCATCGCCGACCATCTGCTTCATCTCTGCGACGTCGATGCGATAGAACGGTTCGCGTTCGTCCTTGGTGGCCATAGGAACGCTCCTGGGTGATAAAGCCCGTCAATGACAGTCTGGCAACCCACCGCGTCGCGCGCAAACGCGGCAAGCCTCCGCGCGCTGTTGACCGTCCGAGAGCGGCGTGGCTAGATTGTCGGACGCAACGCGTAACGATCAGAAAGGTGCTGCTCCATGGACTACGCGACCATCGCGAAGCCGCCCGTCGACCAGTTCAAGGTGCGCCCCAATCTGGACGACTACGATGGCATACGCAGCGGTTTCGTCTACCCCGACGTCATCAAGCAACTCGATGGGCTGCCCGGCGGCGGCCTCAACATCGCGTACGAAGCGATCGACCGTCACGTCGCGAAGGGGCGCGGCGACCATCTCTGCTGGATCTGGGAGGGCAAGGACGGCTCGATCGAACGGTATACCTACGCGGACGCCGAGCGGATGTCGAACCGCTTCGCCAACATGCTGCGGAACCTGGGCGTCGAGAAGGGCGAGCGCGTGTTCTGCTTCATGGATCGCGTGCCGGAGTTGTATGCCGCCGTCTTCGGAACTTTGAAGGCGGGGTGCGTCACGGGACCGCTGTTCAGCGCGTTCGGACCGGACGCCGCGGGCGATCGCCTGGCCGATGCAGGCGCGAAGGTGCTGGTGACGTCGCCGGACCAGCGGCATAAGGTCGAGAAGATGAAGCCCAACCTACCGGACCTGGAGCACATCATCATCGTCGAGCACGGCAAGGAACCCAAGCTCGAAGCGGGCGAACTGTCGTGGAACGAGTTGTTTCACGAAGCGTCTGAAGACTTCAAGATCGTGCACACGCAGCCTGAAGATCCCGCCGTCATGCACTACACGTCTGGCACGACCGGAAAGTCGAAGGGGGCCGTACACGTACACCAGGCGGTGCTCGGCCATTACGCCACCGGCAAATACGTGCTCGACCTGCACCCGGATGACATCTACTGGTGCACCGCGGATCCGGGATGGGTCACCGGCACGTCGTACGGCATGTTTGCGCCGCACACGAACGGCGTCACGTCGGTGATCTACGAGGGTGGGTTCTCCGCGAGCAAATGGTACGACGTCATCCAGCGTCACAAGGTCACCGTCTGGTACACGGCGCCGACGGCGATCCGCCTGCTCATGAAGGCGGGCGACGAGATCCCGAAGAAGTACGATCTTTCGACGCTGCGGTACACGATGTCGGTGGGCGAGCCGCTGAACCC encodes the following:
- a CDS encoding HAD family hydrolase: MPSYVLWDIDNTLLYTGGAGSLGMRRAFNDLYGVDDAFGRVEFSGRTDTAIFADAAHACGIEPERMGGELVRFLDAYIPHLQMALQEVEGKLMPGIGKLLEALDARDDVVMGLGTGNFRRGGEMKLVHYGIDRYFPGFVGGFGEDSPSRDEVVRLAIERLTEGRANGDRVVVVGDTPHDIAAAHANGAFAFGVATGRNPVDELLACGADVALASLDDVDRVVSIIVHATA
- the acsA gene encoding acetate--CoA ligase, which translates into the protein MDYATIAKPPVDQFKVRPNLDDYDGIRSGFVYPDVIKQLDGLPGGGLNIAYEAIDRHVAKGRGDHLCWIWEGKDGSIERYTYADAERMSNRFANMLRNLGVEKGERVFCFMDRVPELYAAVFGTLKAGCVTGPLFSAFGPDAAGDRLADAGAKVLVTSPDQRHKVEKMKPNLPDLEHIIIVEHGKEPKLEAGELSWNELFHEASEDFKIVHTQPEDPAVMHYTSGTTGKSKGAVHVHQAVLGHYATGKYVLDLHPDDIYWCTADPGWVTGTSYGMFAPHTNGVTSVIYEGGFSASKWYDVIQRHKVTVWYTAPTAIRLLMKAGDEIPKKYDLSTLRYTMSVGEPLNPEAVVWGERAIGLPFHDNWWQTETGSIMIANYPAMPIKPGSMGKPMPGIEPGVIDEDGNIKPAGEEGDLAVRPGWPSMFRTYWNNDAMYQSKFRNGWYITGDRARTDEDGYFWFVGRSDDVINTAGHLVGPFEVESALIEHPAVAEAGVIGKPDPVAMEIVKAFVTLKDGYEPSDKLRGELLQFSRQKLGPGVAPREIDFITTLPKTRSGKIMRRLLKARELGLPEGDISTLEE
- a CDS encoding rhodanese-like domain-containing protein; translation: MATKDEREPFYRIDVAEMKQMVGDGEAVIVDVRNPNEYQSGHVPGASLIPVNSVFQRREELPADKKIIFVCSVGQRSALAAEMAAAGGLPADRLYNLEGGTDAWKKAGEPLED
- a CDS encoding SDR family oxidoreductase, whose protein sequence is MAHPFDGHVAIVTGANHGIGAATARVLAARGAAVLLNYLRIADESHEATPRAYRRNRAMSADATLAEVVGGGGRAIAVEADLGDVATPFLLFDAAERAFGHVDILVNNATGWRQDTFKPASVDRLGRPMQRVTAGTIDAQFAVDARASALLIAEFAARHIARGGAWGRIVGLTSGGALGFPEDVSYGAAKAALENYTMSAAIELAPYGVTANIVYPPVTDTGWVTDAVRDFVRASPEHMHVAEPDEVAEVIAYLVSDEARLITANVVRLR